A region from the Triplophysa rosa linkage group LG4, Trosa_1v2, whole genome shotgun sequence genome encodes:
- the LOC130552389 gene encoding natural killer cell receptor 2B4-like, which translates to MHVDHLNIFKFISASQCVCLCCSGVFGDEVKSVSVMEGHSVTLHTDTELHTHDVIEWMFGVQSPDEIIAEFYREANITSFINERLKNHVEIDAQTGSLIITNITTQHTGRYQLEINRKPSAHIRHFNLTVYARLSVPVISRVSSQCSSSSSSSCCCVLCSVMNVSHDVSVSWYKGKSLLSSISVSDLNISVSDLNIRLSLPLEVEYQDTNTYRCVVNNPITNHTQHLHITQLCHTSAGLTFVLICCAVVGFLTIVTALLIFYISRKHRKTINKDHQTGEEEITYAEPTFCERPTHKPVRSFMTDHVELLQSFIQINLRKIHLKLNS; encoded by the exons ATGCATGTGGATCACCTAAatatatttaagtttatttcagCCTcacaatgtgtgtgtttgtgttgttcaggtgtgtttggtgatgaagtgaagtcagtgtcagtgatggagggacattctGTGACTCTACACACTGATACTGAACTACACACACATGATGTGATCGAGTGGATGTTTGGTGTTCAGAGTCCAGATGAGATTATAGCTGAATTCTACAGAGAAGCCAATAtaacatcatttattaatgagAGATTGAAGAATCATGTAGAGATAGATGctcagactggatctctcatcatcacaaacatcacaactcAACACACTGGACGCTATCAACTAGAGATCAACAGAAAACCTTCTGCTCACATCAGACACTTCAATCTGACTGTCTATG CTCGTCTGTCTGTTCCCGTCATCTCCAGAGTCTCTTCTCAatgttcttcatcatcttcatcatcatgttgttgtgtgttgtgttcagtgatgaatgtgtcACATGATGTGAGCgtctcctggtacaaaggaaagagtttattgtccagcatcagtgtgtctgatctcaacatcagtgtgtctgatctcaacatcagactctctctacctctggaggtggaatatcaggacacaaacacatacagatgtgtggtcaacaatcccatcacaaaccacacacaacatctacacatcactcaactctgtcacacGTCTGCAG GTCTCACCTTTGTTCTGATCTGTTGTGCTGTTGTTGGATTTCTGACGATTGTAACGGCACTTCTGATCTTCTACATCagcagaaaacacagaaaaactataaataaagaTC ATCAGACCGGTGAAGAGGAGATCACGTATGCAGAACCAACCTTCTGTGAAAGACCAACACATAAACCGGTGAGATCATTCATGACTGATCATGTGGAGTTATTACAGTCATTCATTCAAATCAACCTCAGAAAAATACATCTTAAATTAAACTCATAA
- the LOC130552392 gene encoding uncharacterized protein LOC130552392, with protein MVICSVFLCLAFLTAGGVFSVDADDMQSVSVMEGENVTLHTDVFKQRDDKIMWYFGPENTFVARMNGKASSTMYSDDEMFRDRLKMNNQTGDLTITHITSHHSGLYTLKISSNNKVSYKTFNLTVSGESLLYKGNDISNTISKQTEDLDTDNRHTCSDSPPMWVIVAVVIALVICVIIINIIIVGYKRRRMSYKASVSETVYAPVSDKGSSMSSSSSEQSNSSMLPNEQEKKLMLY; from the exons ATGGTCATCTGCTCAGTTTTTCTCTGTCTGGCATTTTTGACTGCGGGTG gtgtgtttagtGTTGATGCGGATGACATgcagtcagtgtcagtgatggagggagaaaATGTGACTCTACACACTGATGTTTTTAAACAGAGAGATGACAAGATAATGTGGTATTTTGGGCctgaaaacacatttgttgCAAGAATGAACGGAAAGGCCAGCAGCACCATGTATTCAGATGATGAGatgttcagagacagactgaagatgaacaatcagactggagatctcaccatcacacacatcacatctcatcACTCTGGACTTTACACACTGAAGATCAGCAGCAACAATAAAGTCTCATACAAGACATTCAATCTTACTGTCAGTG GTGAGTCTCTCCTGTACAAAGGAAATGACATCAGCAATACAATCAGCAAACAGACTGAAGATCTCGACACTGACAACCGTCACACGTGTTCAG ATTCTCCTCCCATGTGGGTCATAGTTGCAGTTGTCATTGCTCTTGTGATCTGTGTGATCATCATAAACATCATCATCGTTGGCTACAAACGCAGAAGAATGTCTTATAAAG CAAGCGTTTCAGAGACAGTATATGCTCCAGTGAGTGATAAAGGGAGCAGCATGTCCAGCAGCTCATCTGAACAGTCAAACTCTTCAATGTTACCAAATGAACAGGAAAAAAAGCTCATGCTGTACTGA
- the LOC130552396 gene encoding natural killer cell receptor 2B4-like, translated as VSVMEGHSVTLHTHTELHTHDVIEWMFGVQSPDEIIAELYREVNMTSFINERLKNHVEIDAQTGSLIITNITTQHTGLYKAEISRKPSVLIRHFSLTVYAGLPVPVISRVSSQCSSSSSSSCCCVLCSVVNVSHDVSVSWYKGKSLLSSISVSDLNIRLSLPLEVEYQDTNTYRCVVNNPITNHTQHLHITQLCHTSEVCVGCCGFTEAVIRLVVSAVVGVATVAFLVYDVRSRRESPSTSDESAL; from the exons gtgtcagtgatggagggacattctGTTACTCTACACACTCATACTGAACTACACACACATGATGTGATCGAGTGGATGTTTGGTGTTCAGAGTCCAGATGAGATTATAGCTGAATTATACAGAGAAGTCAAtatgacatcatttattaatgagAGATTGAAGAATCATGTAGAGATAGATGctcagactggatctctcatcatcacaaacatcacaactcAACACACTGGACTTTATAAAGCTGAGATCAGCAGAAAACCTTCTGTCCTCATCAGACACTTCAGTCTGACTGTCTATG CTGGTCTGCCTGTTCCCGTCATCTCCAGAGTCTCTTCTCAatgttcttcatcatcttcatcatcatgttgttgtgtgttgtgttcagtggtGAATGTGTCACATGATGTGAGCgtctcctggtacaaaggaaagagtttattgtccagcatcagtgtgtctgatctcaacatcagactctctctacctctggaggtggaatatcaggacacaaacacatacagatgtgtggtcaacaatcccatcacaaaccacacacaacatctacacatcactcaactctgtcacacGTCTGAAG TTTGTGTCGGGTGTTGTGGTTTTACCGAAGCTGTGATCCGATTGGTCGTGTCTGCTGTAGTGGGCGTGGCTACTGTTGCTTTTCTAGTTTATGACGTCAGATCCAGACGAGAATCACCATCGACCTCTGATGAATCAGCTCTatga